One part of the Bacillus sp. FJAT-27916 genome encodes these proteins:
- a CDS encoding M23 family metallopeptidase, translating to MYRLLSLLLLSICAAAACPDSILAAQANNEEQELIKQRMDLYKRVEASTQLPWYYIAAFDQYERSVRLARNDLPDPTGTLSIMIPPNKWSGLANPNQEDTDPLSITFFEGMGKDGDQDGKADIKNEYDQLAAITHYIMSYGADKDNFRIGIWEYYKRDRAVSIIMSNAELFKKHQTIDLQRKIFPLPMGSHYTYNSTWGVARGWGGRRTHEGTDIFAGYGVPVRSTCYGIIELKGWNKFGGWRIGIRDINNTYHYFAHLNGFAKDVKVGQLVEPGTMLGGVGSSGYGPPGTAGKFPPHLHYGMYKENGRTEWSFDPYPYLRVWERKEKAALRH from the coding sequence ATCTATCGCTTACTGTCCCTTCTCCTCTTATCTATATGTGCAGCTGCAGCCTGCCCGGATTCCATACTGGCTGCCCAAGCAAATAATGAGGAGCAGGAATTGATTAAGCAGCGGATGGACTTATATAAACGAGTTGAAGCATCCACCCAGCTGCCCTGGTACTACATAGCCGCCTTTGACCAATATGAGCGCAGTGTACGCCTTGCAAGGAACGATTTGCCCGACCCAACCGGAACACTCAGCATCATGATTCCCCCAAATAAATGGAGCGGTCTTGCCAATCCCAATCAAGAAGATACAGACCCCCTATCCATCACCTTCTTCGAGGGTATGGGCAAGGATGGAGACCAGGATGGGAAAGCGGACATTAAGAATGAATATGACCAACTGGCCGCGATTACCCACTATATCATGTCCTACGGCGCTGATAAGGATAACTTCAGAATCGGGATATGGGAATATTATAAACGGGACCGGGCTGTCAGCATCATCATGAGCAATGCTGAACTATTCAAGAAACACCAAACCATTGATCTGCAGAGGAAGATATTCCCCCTCCCGATGGGAAGCCATTACACCTATAACAGCACTTGGGGTGTCGCAAGAGGCTGGGGCGGACGACGGACACATGAAGGAACAGATATCTTTGCTGGATATGGCGTGCCTGTTCGCTCGACCTGTTACGGCATCATCGAGTTAAAGGGCTGGAATAAATTCGGAGGCTGGCGAATCGGCATCCGAGACATTAATAATACGTACCATTATTTCGCACACCTGAACGGATTCGCAAAGGATGTGAAGGTTGGCCAGCTGGTCGAACCAGGAACCATGCTAGGCGGTGTTGGCAGTTCTGGATACGGTCCACCAGGAACAGCCGGCAAATTTCCTCCACACCTCCATTATGGTATGTACAAGGAAAATGGACGAACGGAATGGTCCTTTGACCCTTATCCATATCTCCGTGTATGGGAACGGAAAGAAAAAGCCGCATTACGCCATTAA
- a CDS encoding ISL3 family transposase, with protein sequence MLLNFNITLPGLEDVKVIKSKVNDHGVFEMTVEMPLTPHICPRCGEKTGKVHDYRIQSVRHLKMAERPTILQYRKRRYACQCGKRFAEQNPFVDRYQRFSKEWNQQVQIRAVKAKTFKEIAAQYHTSVSTIIRRFDAIVPSSMKGKSALPEVIAIDEFKGNTGKEKYQLIIANAETREPIDILPNRRKDTIKDYLRQYGAKVKVVVMDMSQAFKAAVQQALDRPIIVADSFHFVRYMNWALDRVRVREQARWHEYDRKKCKKARYIFHKAAHKLTEKDQWLLQRYFSFSPELQKAYELKEAFYTWFYKAKENGENGIVETQKELRKFYQKVEESGIPELIKTVQTYRNWEREILNRFEFNYSNGFVEGLNNLTKVMKRNGFGYRNFTRFRARILLHHQYKNIGDSLG encoded by the coding sequence GTGCTCTTGAATTTTAACATAACATTGCCAGGTTTAGAAGACGTTAAGGTGATAAAGTCCAAGGTAAATGATCATGGTGTTTTTGAAATGACCGTGGAGATGCCCCTGACCCCGCATATTTGTCCAAGATGCGGCGAGAAAACAGGGAAGGTTCATGATTATCGCATCCAGTCCGTTCGACATCTGAAAATGGCGGAACGACCAACGATTCTCCAGTATCGTAAACGCCGGTATGCCTGTCAATGCGGGAAAAGGTTTGCCGAACAGAATCCGTTTGTCGATCGGTATCAACGCTTCTCAAAAGAATGGAACCAACAAGTACAAATACGAGCCGTCAAAGCGAAGACATTCAAGGAAATCGCCGCTCAATACCACACATCCGTCAGTACCATCATCCGGCGGTTTGATGCCATTGTCCCGTCCTCCATGAAGGGGAAGTCAGCCTTACCAGAAGTGATTGCCATTGATGAATTCAAGGGGAATACAGGCAAGGAAAAGTACCAGCTCATCATCGCAAATGCCGAGACTCGCGAGCCAATTGACATCCTACCAAACCGGCGAAAGGACACCATCAAGGACTATTTGCGCCAATACGGCGCGAAGGTGAAAGTGGTGGTCATGGACATGAGCCAGGCCTTTAAAGCGGCGGTTCAACAGGCGTTGGATCGTCCCATCATTGTGGCGGATAGCTTTCACTTTGTGCGATATATGAATTGGGCGCTGGATCGGGTTCGAGTGAGGGAACAGGCCAGGTGGCATGAATATGACCGAAAGAAATGCAAGAAAGCCCGCTATATCTTTCATAAAGCTGCTCATAAATTAACGGAGAAAGACCAATGGCTTCTTCAGCGATACTTCAGCTTTTCCCCTGAGCTCCAGAAAGCGTATGAGCTCAAGGAAGCCTTTTATACTTGGTTTTATAAGGCAAAAGAAAATGGAGAAAATGGGATTGTGGAGACGCAGAAAGAACTTCGCAAGTTCTATCAGAAGGTAGAAGAGAGTGGCATTCCTGAATTGATCAAGACAGTCCAAACGTATCGAAACTGGGAAAGAGAAATCTTAAATCGCTTCGAGTTCAATTACTCGAATGGGTTTGTGGAAGGCTTAAACAATTTGACAAAGGTCATGAAACGGAATGGATTTGGCTATCGGAATTTCACCCGATTCCGCGCGAGAATCCTTCTCCATCATCAATATAAAAACATCGGCGATTCATTAGGATAA
- a CDS encoding YhcN/YlaJ family sporulation lipoprotein: MNWPIVSCLFTFFLLSACESSDIGQHHPTNHTEQINTDYVSYDQDMFSDSGIDSSANDNKYGYERQQSSAYYANREDKPVPAIKRDDLATIVTTLCVQIPGVKDASTLVTDEEILLAYHPEGTRPDLIRRNIRENISHIAPDYYQIYVTDDPSFIDVLENMSSYSSANGSDAEHKEKIIKKMEHITAFD; this comes from the coding sequence ATGAATTGGCCGATTGTTAGCTGCTTATTTACTTTCTTCCTTCTTTCCGCCTGCGAAAGTTCAGATATCGGGCAACATCACCCAACAAATCATACCGAACAAATTAATACAGATTATGTGTCCTATGACCAAGACATGTTCAGTGATTCCGGGATTGATTCAAGTGCAAATGACAACAAATACGGCTATGAACGCCAGCAGAGTTCCGCTTATTATGCCAACCGGGAGGATAAACCTGTTCCTGCCATTAAACGGGATGATTTAGCTACCATCGTGACGACACTATGCGTGCAAATCCCCGGAGTCAAGGATGCCAGCACACTTGTCACGGATGAAGAAATATTGCTTGCTTACCATCCCGAAGGAACTCGTCCTGATTTGATACGGCGAAATATCCGGGAAAACATCAGCCATATCGCACCTGATTATTATCAAATATATGTCACAGATGACCCTAGCTTCATTGATGTACTTGAGAATATGTCCAGCTACTCTTCTGCCAACGGGTCTGATGCGGAACATAAAGAAAAAATCATTAAGAAGATGGAGCATATTACGGCATTTGATTAA
- a CDS encoding YutD family protein has product MISINNSQYEILEERGEGFNEEAFKSRFSEILNRYDYILGDWGYGQLRLKGFFDDQNQKASYDNKISTIKEYLYEYCNFGCSYFILRKTKK; this is encoded by the coding sequence ATGATCAGCATTAATAATTCTCAATATGAAATTCTAGAGGAGCGCGGTGAGGGATTTAATGAGGAAGCCTTCAAAAGCCGTTTCAGTGAAATATTGAACCGTTATGATTATATCTTAGGGGATTGGGGCTATGGACAGCTCCGCCTAAAAGGATTTTTTGATGACCAAAATCAAAAAGCCTCTTATGACAACAAAATCAGCACCATCAAGGAATATTTATATGAATACTGTAACTTCGGATGCTCCTACTTCATCCTTCGCAAAACGAAAAAGTAA
- a CDS encoding DUF3055 domain-containing protein: MQERFFLYDDTFDTKTRFVSFMGESARIDLALLRTDRFYGKTLVLDMQGNRFAIIGSDDLEEPGYLEHAFRLSEEEAAEWKDFLYEVI, from the coding sequence ATGCAAGAACGTTTCTTTCTATATGATGATACTTTTGATACGAAAACACGTTTTGTCAGCTTCATGGGGGAAAGCGCCCGCATTGACCTGGCGCTGCTTAGAACAGATCGGTTCTACGGAAAGACGCTTGTCCTTGATATGCAGGGAAATCGCTTCGCTATCATTGGATCTGATGATCTTGAAGAACCCGGCTATTTAGAGCATGCCTTCAGACTTTCTGAAGAGGAAGCGGCAGAATGGAAGGATTTCTTATATGAAGTCATTTAG